Proteins found in one Litorihabitans aurantiacus genomic segment:
- a CDS encoding D-2-hydroxyacid dehydrogenase translates to MSGGPVVLISENLASEMPDLLTRYPEARFVHVPLHGEEMRPEYLEAEVLFRSAMSDELFDAILEGAENLRWVQISAAGFDWMGGPKLERRVAEGLQITRSRTSYSDGIAEYVITAIMMAARGVGELMAAQERREWIRSTGREIAASRVLVLGTGAIGSAVAWRAAALGASVVGVSRSGSVAEHFERVVTTAQLDTELADADYVVLAMPLTPETQGLLGAERFALMPDHAVVVNVGRGALVDEAAMQDALNAGTIAGAVVDAFVEEPLPPESPWWTTANTIVTPHSSFRTTGMMSRLCADFCENFDLYLDDQPLVGTKKEPALGY, encoded by the coding sequence GTGAGCGGCGGGCCCGTCGTCCTCATCAGCGAGAACCTCGCCTCGGAGATGCCGGACCTGCTCACGCGGTACCCCGAGGCGCGCTTCGTGCACGTGCCGCTGCACGGCGAGGAGATGAGGCCGGAGTACCTCGAGGCGGAGGTGCTGTTCCGCAGCGCGATGTCCGACGAGCTGTTCGACGCGATCCTCGAGGGGGCCGAGAACCTGCGCTGGGTGCAGATCTCGGCTGCCGGGTTCGACTGGATGGGTGGTCCGAAGCTCGAGCGGCGCGTCGCAGAGGGGTTGCAGATCACGCGTTCGCGAACGTCCTACAGCGACGGCATCGCCGAGTACGTGATCACCGCGATCATGATGGCGGCGCGAGGCGTGGGCGAGCTGATGGCTGCGCAGGAGCGCCGTGAGTGGATCCGGTCCACCGGCCGGGAGATCGCCGCGTCCCGCGTGCTCGTGCTGGGGACCGGCGCGATCGGATCGGCCGTCGCCTGGCGCGCCGCCGCGCTCGGCGCGTCGGTCGTCGGCGTGAGTCGGAGCGGCTCGGTCGCGGAGCACTTCGAACGCGTGGTGACGACGGCGCAGCTCGACACCGAGCTGGCCGACGCCGACTACGTCGTGCTCGCCATGCCGCTGACGCCCGAGACCCAGGGGCTCCTCGGAGCGGAGCGGTTCGCGCTGATGCCGGATCACGCCGTGGTGGTGAACGTCGGTCGCGGTGCCCTGGTGGACGAGGCTGCCATGCAGGACGCGCTGAACGCCGGCACCATCGCCGGCGCGGTGGTCGACGCTTTCGTCGAGGAGCCCCTGCCGCCGGAGAGCCCGTGGTGGACGACCGCGAACACGATCGTCACCCCGCACTCCTCGTTCCGCACCACCGGGATGATGTCTCGACTGTGCGCCGACTTCTGCGAGAACTTCGACCTCTACCTCGACGACCAGCCGCTCGTCGGGACGAAGAAGGAGCCCGCGCTCGGGTACTGA
- a CDS encoding ABC transporter substrate-binding protein, whose protein sequence is MNTTKPPFDDVLVRQAVFHALDRQELLDVAYSGQGRPLNGGYLPDDRFGALTEPVYGEPDLDTARDLLAEAGYPDGFETTITVIATSAFQVRQAEVEQEQLRAIGIEATIVPVESAVSTQIVADGDFELYQGGFGMRSDPDERFTAGFTTDGGLNYGGWSDAEFDQLIEDARGETDAEARAELYQEAEMILATRGPSAFTFLTADYDVVGADVMGYRGDQTPNFNIYKYLWLEPAS, encoded by the coding sequence ATGAACACGACCAAGCCCCCGTTCGACGACGTGCTCGTCCGTCAGGCCGTCTTCCACGCCCTCGACCGCCAGGAGCTGCTGGACGTCGCCTACTCGGGGCAGGGACGTCCACTGAACGGCGGGTACCTGCCCGACGACCGCTTCGGAGCCTTGACCGAGCCCGTCTACGGCGAGCCCGATCTCGACACGGCGCGCGACCTGCTGGCGGAGGCCGGCTACCCCGACGGCTTCGAGACCACCATCACCGTGATCGCGACCTCGGCCTTCCAGGTGCGCCAGGCCGAGGTCGAGCAGGAGCAGCTGCGTGCGATCGGTATCGAAGCGACCATCGTCCCGGTCGAGTCCGCGGTCTCCACCCAGATCGTGGCCGACGGCGACTTCGAGCTCTACCAGGGTGGGTTCGGCATGAGGTCCGACCCCGACGAGCGCTTCACGGCCGGCTTCACCACCGACGGCGGACTGAACTATGGCGGGTGGAGCGACGCGGAGTTCGACCAGCTCATCGAGGACGCGCGTGGAGAGACCGACGCCGAGGCCCGCGCCGAGCTCTATCAGGAGGCCGAGATGATCCTCGCCACGCGCGGCCCCTCCGCCTTCACGTTCCTCACCGCCGACTACGACGTCGTCGGGGCCGACGTCATGGGGTACCGCGGCGACCAGACGCCCAACTTCAACATCTACAAGTACCTCTGGCTGGAGCCCGCCTCGTGA
- a CDS encoding ABC transporter ATP-binding protein produces the protein MSAPVDVAPHDASVVDGPVGHDGTALLEVENLAVTFRLRRRGRVGARELRAVDGVSFTVRAGETLGLVGESGSGKSTTGRALLRLERASGGRVRFDGVDIATLRPAQMREMRTRMQMVFQDPYSSLNPRMTVGESIADSLRVHRGVPAAQRRDRVAESLRTVGLDPAWAARYPHEFSGGQRQRIGIARALAVEPQLVVADEPVSALDVSVQAQTINLLADLQRRLGLTCLFIAHDLAVVRQLSSRVAVMYLGAIVEIADADDLYRAPAHPYTVSLLSAVPVPDPVVEAGRERIVLRGDIPSPLDPPSGCRFRTRCWKAQEVCASERPVPVAITPGHEVACHFPER, from the coding sequence GTGAGCGCGCCGGTCGATGTGGCGCCGCACGACGCGAGCGTGGTCGACGGGCCGGTCGGCCACGACGGCACCGCACTGCTGGAGGTTGAGAACCTGGCGGTGACGTTCCGGCTGCGACGCCGCGGGCGGGTCGGGGCGCGCGAGCTGCGTGCGGTCGACGGCGTCAGCTTCACGGTGCGGGCGGGGGAGACCCTGGGGCTCGTCGGGGAGTCGGGCAGCGGGAAGTCGACGACGGGGCGGGCACTCCTCCGGCTGGAGCGCGCCTCCGGCGGGCGCGTGCGGTTCGACGGCGTCGACATCGCCACCCTCCGACCGGCCCAGATGCGTGAGATGCGCACCCGGATGCAGATGGTCTTCCAGGACCCCTACTCCTCGCTCAACCCGCGCATGACGGTCGGCGAGTCGATCGCGGACTCCCTCCGCGTGCACCGCGGGGTGCCGGCGGCTCAGCGGAGGGACCGCGTCGCCGAGTCCCTGCGCACCGTCGGCCTCGATCCGGCGTGGGCGGCGCGCTACCCGCACGAGTTCTCCGGCGGTCAGCGTCAGCGCATCGGGATCGCGCGGGCACTCGCGGTCGAGCCGCAGCTCGTCGTCGCCGACGAACCGGTCTCCGCGCTCGACGTCTCGGTGCAGGCGCAGACGATCAACCTGCTGGCCGACCTCCAGCGCCGGCTCGGCCTCACGTGTCTCTTCATCGCCCACGACCTGGCCGTGGTCCGCCAGCTCTCCTCCCGGGTCGCGGTCATGTACCTCGGCGCGATCGTGGAGATCGCGGACGCGGACGACCTCTACCGAGCCCCCGCGCACCCGTACACGGTCTCGCTCCTGTCGGCGGTCCCCGTACCGGACCCCGTGGTCGAGGCGGGTCGTGAGCGGATCGTGCTGCGCGGCGACATCCCCAGTCCGCTCGACCCGCCCTCCGGCTGCCGGTTCCGCACCAGGTGCTGGAAGGCCCAGGAGGTGTGCGCGAGCGAACGGCCGGTGCCCGTCGCAATCACCCCTGGTCACGAGGTCGCGTGCCACTTCCCCGAGAGATGA
- a CDS encoding ABC transporter substrate-binding protein, whose product MRKAAFAAAVALVAVAGCSQGGAPPSGEGTATATDGGTGGTTETVGAEVRLEDDETGEPVDGGTLRMLLRLDADKLDPHVATDTTGVIVGALVYEGLVENVRGEIVPALAQEWEMSDDGTTYTFTLREGATFHGGRTVTSEDVAYSLARVADPETLSPSGSSYAVIESVDTPDESTVVLNLSRPHAPMLAQLASLSASVVDREVVEAGGLGVPDGGTGPFVLAEHNVGRNIVLTANADYWNPELPHVDGIDMTWNPDDNARAAAIRSGDVDVLFRPAPEFIDSLKSDSAVKWYGGSGSLPSSS is encoded by the coding sequence GTGAGGAAGGCCGCGTTCGCGGCCGCGGTGGCCCTGGTCGCCGTGGCCGGCTGCTCCCAGGGTGGCGCGCCCCCGTCGGGGGAGGGGACGGCGACCGCCACGGACGGTGGGACGGGCGGCACCACCGAGACGGTCGGCGCCGAGGTACGCCTCGAGGACGACGAGACGGGCGAGCCCGTCGACGGTGGAACGCTGCGCATGCTCCTGCGGCTTGATGCGGACAAGCTGGATCCGCACGTCGCCACGGACACGACCGGGGTGATCGTCGGTGCACTCGTCTACGAGGGCCTCGTGGAGAACGTCCGCGGCGAGATCGTCCCGGCCCTGGCGCAGGAGTGGGAGATGTCCGACGACGGGACGACCTACACCTTCACGCTCCGGGAGGGGGCGACCTTCCACGGCGGCCGCACCGTGACCTCCGAGGACGTCGCCTACTCCCTCGCCCGCGTGGCCGATCCAGAGACGCTCTCGCCGTCCGGCAGCAGCTACGCCGTCATCGAGTCGGTCGACACCCCCGACGAGTCCACGGTGGTCCTGAACCTGTCACGCCCCCACGCGCCCATGCTCGCGCAGCTCGCCTCGCTCTCCGCCTCGGTCGTGGACCGGGAGGTCGTCGAGGCCGGCGGTCTCGGCGTCCCCGACGGCGGCACCGGTCCGTTCGTGCTAGCCGAGCACAACGTCGGCCGCAACATCGTGCTGACGGCCAACGCCGACTACTGGAACCCGGAGCTCCCGCACGTCGACGGGATCGACATGACGTGGAACCCCGACGACAACGCACGCGCCGCGGCGATCCGCAGCGGTGACGTCGACGTGCTGTTCCGGCCGGCGCCCGAGTTCATCGACAGCCTCAAGTCCGACTCCGCGGTCAAGTGGTACGGCGGGTCCGGGTCGCTCCCCTCCAGCTCGTGA
- a CDS encoding ABC transporter substrate-binding protein, producing the protein MMRFAATLPLDRADPTLSWNELTSAIHARPYGVDHRGRVQPDLVGTHHVSPDGLTHTMTARPGATWHDGAPVVAADLAASLTLAAEPSTRGTLPGRVDGVAGVELRGSEVRLQLGSPQPRLTHLLARVAVVPRHLVDDKEVRDGAMQDLLVGAGPYRVEESSQGRRLLRRHEGHHGPRARCTRVEMVHVADDGERARAVLAGAVDLAQVKPQHVHLLAGARDVDVARIPTRVWRALAFTLARPLVREAGVRRALAAMIDRDTLVAEALHGIGRPQPWPTTPGHWSTPPAPPPGVGPPTADLERAGWVRVAGRWHTGGAEVRLRLACLETEAVRIALTESIRRQWERHGIGVDVVAIGWQEYHRMDRHGVEEWPFDGIVVGWSAGTDPLAGLISRFATDGSYNRQGFSDPELDAALATASAAEDDAAALPHLHLAMQRAHEAAVMVPLVNPDYLFASRRGYALPPGTEVDSFYELTQHLPDVGPADPGATRPGRDTT; encoded by the coding sequence ATGATGCGCTTCGCGGCGACCCTCCCGCTCGATCGGGCTGACCCGACCCTCAGCTGGAACGAGCTCACCTCGGCGATCCACGCCCGCCCCTACGGCGTCGACCACCGCGGTCGGGTGCAGCCCGACCTCGTCGGCACCCACCACGTCAGCCCGGACGGGCTGACCCACACCATGACCGCACGGCCGGGGGCCACCTGGCACGACGGGGCGCCCGTCGTCGCCGCCGACCTCGCCGCCTCGCTCACGCTCGCGGCCGAGCCGAGCACGCGCGGCACGCTGCCCGGCCGTGTCGACGGCGTGGCAGGCGTCGAGCTCCGGGGGAGCGAGGTGCGTCTGCAGCTGGGGTCCCCGCAGCCTCGACTGACGCACCTGCTGGCCCGCGTCGCCGTCGTCCCGCGGCACCTGGTGGACGACAAGGAGGTCCGCGACGGCGCGATGCAGGACCTGCTCGTCGGCGCCGGGCCCTACCGGGTCGAGGAGAGCTCGCAGGGGCGACGCCTGCTGCGCCGCCACGAGGGCCACCACGGCCCGCGCGCCCGCTGCACGAGGGTCGAGATGGTTCACGTGGCCGACGACGGGGAGCGTGCGCGCGCCGTCCTCGCCGGCGCGGTCGACCTCGCCCAGGTCAAGCCCCAGCACGTGCACCTGCTCGCCGGCGCGCGCGACGTCGACGTCGCCCGCATCCCCACCAGGGTCTGGCGCGCCCTGGCCTTCACGCTCGCGCGACCGCTCGTGCGTGAGGCCGGTGTGCGCCGGGCGCTCGCCGCCATGATCGACCGGGACACCCTCGTGGCGGAGGCGCTCCACGGGATCGGCCGACCACAGCCGTGGCCGACCACCCCGGGTCACTGGTCCACCCCGCCCGCTCCTCCTCCAGGTGTCGGCCCACCCACGGCCGATCTGGAGCGGGCGGGGTGGGTCAGGGTCGCCGGGCGCTGGCACACCGGCGGTGCAGAGGTGCGGTTGCGGCTCGCGTGCCTGGAGACCGAGGCGGTCCGAATCGCCCTGACCGAGAGCATCCGCCGGCAGTGGGAGCGGCACGGCATCGGCGTCGATGTGGTCGCGATCGGCTGGCAGGAGTACCACCGCATGGATCGCCACGGGGTGGAGGAATGGCCCTTCGACGGGATCGTGGTGGGCTGGAGCGCGGGTACTGATCCGCTCGCCGGCCTGATCAGTCGTTTCGCGACCGACGGCTCCTACAACCGCCAGGGCTTCAGCGATCCGGAGCTCGACGCTGCGCTCGCCACCGCGAGCGCGGCCGAGGACGACGCCGCGGCACTGCCGCACCTCCACCTCGCGATGCAGCGCGCGCACGAGGCGGCCGTGATGGTGCCGCTCGTCAATCCTGACTACCTCTTCGCCTCGCGCCGGGGGTACGCGCTGCCACCCGGGACCGAGGTCGACAGCTTCTACGAACTGACCCAGCACCTCCCCGACGTCGGCCCGGCCGACCCGGGGGCGACACGTCCAGGAAGGGACACCACGTGA
- a CDS encoding ABC transporter ATP-binding protein — MLLEVENLSTEFRTRSRTVRAVDDVSFTVAEGETVAVVGESGSGKSVTALSIMGLVQAPAGRVTGGSIRFEGEDLLSVKDPRRIRGSRVAMVFQDPMSSLNPVLTIGRQLTEAMRAHRSLSREEARTRAVELLQLVGIPDAATRLRSYPHQFSGGMRQRVMIAMGLSCDPALILADEITTALDVTIQAQILEVLDRVRTELGTAVLLITHDLGVVARMAERVTVMYGGQIVETATTADLFAAPRMPYTWGLLASVPRLDSDRSQPLVPIEGTPPDLSQPQPGCRFAARCAFAREICRTRPPALEVVRPGHLARCWGTQEHPDGGWLRGVDGTDREALAVLADAGKVA; from the coding sequence GTGCTTCTCGAGGTCGAGAACCTGAGCACGGAGTTCCGCACGCGCTCGCGGACCGTGCGCGCCGTCGACGACGTGTCGTTCACCGTCGCCGAGGGGGAGACCGTCGCGGTCGTGGGGGAGTCGGGCAGCGGCAAGTCCGTCACGGCGCTGTCGATCATGGGGCTGGTGCAGGCGCCGGCCGGGCGCGTTACGGGCGGGAGCATCCGCTTCGAGGGCGAGGACCTCCTCTCGGTCAAGGACCCCCGCCGCATCCGCGGCTCCCGCGTGGCGATGGTCTTCCAGGACCCCATGAGCTCGCTCAACCCGGTGCTGACGATCGGTCGCCAGCTCACCGAGGCGATGCGCGCGCATCGATCGCTCTCGCGAGAGGAGGCGCGGACGCGCGCCGTCGAGCTGCTGCAGCTCGTCGGCATCCCCGACGCCGCGACGCGCCTGCGCTCCTACCCGCACCAGTTCTCGGGGGGAATGAGGCAGCGCGTGATGATCGCCATGGGTCTGTCCTGCGACCCCGCGCTCATCCTCGCCGACGAGATCACGACCGCCCTCGACGTGACGATCCAGGCGCAGATTCTCGAGGTCCTCGATCGCGTGCGCACCGAGCTCGGCACCGCCGTCCTCCTGATCACCCACGACCTCGGCGTCGTCGCCCGTATGGCCGAGCGGGTCACGGTCATGTACGGCGGTCAGATCGTGGAGACCGCCACGACGGCTGACCTGTTCGCCGCGCCCCGCATGCCGTACACGTGGGGCCTGCTGGCCTCCGTGCCCCGCCTGGACTCCGACCGGTCCCAGCCGCTCGTCCCGATCGAGGGGACCCCGCCCGACCTGTCGCAGCCGCAACCCGGGTGTCGCTTCGCGGCCCGCTGCGCGTTCGCCCGGGAGATCTGCCGCACCCGCCCGCCCGCGCTGGAGGTCGTCCGACCTGGCCATCTGGCACGGTGCTGGGGCACTCAGGAGCACCCCGACGGCGGGTGGTTGCGAGGCGTGGACGGCACCGACCGCGAGGCGCTGGCTGTCCTGGCGGATGCGGGGAAGGTCGCGTGA
- a CDS encoding Lrp/AsnC family transcriptional regulator, whose amino-acid sequence MSDRSREVDRRIVAELHRDSRQTNVAIARKVGLTEGAVRRRIENLVAAGAVRFTIETSPDLLGRHTTALLRVRCAPHLVDEVIAALASQPALERVYHVTGQFDLTVVGHFESTTHLREFTIETIGAIAGAVEIQSEIVLQALTVPPEGAKAVPDDEVDGDGGVADGASLAGSGA is encoded by the coding sequence ATGTCTGATCGGTCCCGTGAGGTCGATCGCCGCATCGTGGCGGAGCTGCACCGCGACTCGCGCCAGACGAACGTCGCGATCGCACGGAAGGTGGGGCTGACCGAGGGGGCGGTGCGCCGCCGTATCGAGAACCTGGTCGCGGCCGGCGCGGTGCGGTTCACGATCGAGACGTCACCGGACCTGCTCGGGAGGCACACCACGGCGCTCCTGCGCGTGCGGTGCGCCCCGCACCTGGTGGACGAGGTCATCGCCGCCCTCGCCTCGCAACCGGCCCTCGAGCGCGTCTACCACGTCACCGGTCAGTTCGACCTGACCGTTGTGGGCCACTTCGAGTCCACCACGCACCTGCGGGAGTTCACGATCGAGACGATCGGTGCGATCGCAGGTGCCGTGGAGATCCAGTCGGAGATCGTGCTCCAGGCGTTGACCGTGCCGCCCGAGGGCGCCAAGGCGGTACCGGATGACGAGGTCGACGGCGACGGCGGCGTGGCCGACGGCGCGAGCCTGGCCGGGAGCGGCGCCTGA
- a CDS encoding MFS transporter: MSTTFASLRHPAYRIWFAGALVANIGTWMQRVAQDWVVLTELSDHSGVAVGVVTALQFLPALLISPYAGLLADRLPRRAMLMATQGAMGVLAAALGVMILTDVVELWHVYVFALLLGVASAMDAPVRQTFVAELVPADGLPNAVGLNSASFNAARLIGPAVAGFAIAAIGAGWVFVANAITFAFTIGALLLIRDRDRYPLAHAPRGKGQLREGVDYVRRRTDIVLILVVLGVVGALGLNFQLTSAVMATTIFDKGSGEYGLLGSILAIGSLAGSLLAARRTRPRVRLVLLAALGFGVASGLMAMAPTYELYALAAIPTGFCTLTMLTAANAYVQMSTAPEMRGRVMSLYLMVFLGTTPLGSPLVGWVAEAWGARWSVGIGSIASILIALAAMWWARKAWHVELRYVRGPRRRVMVLSDADRVAEAA, translated from the coding sequence GTGAGCACCACGTTCGCCTCGCTCCGCCACCCCGCCTACCGGATCTGGTTCGCCGGTGCCCTCGTCGCCAACATCGGCACCTGGATGCAGCGCGTCGCCCAGGACTGGGTGGTGCTGACCGAGCTGTCAGACCACTCCGGCGTCGCCGTCGGCGTCGTCACCGCGCTGCAGTTCCTCCCGGCCCTGCTCATCTCCCCGTACGCGGGGCTGCTGGCGGACCGGCTGCCGCGCCGCGCGATGCTCATGGCCACGCAGGGCGCGATGGGTGTGCTCGCGGCGGCGCTCGGCGTCATGATCCTCACCGACGTGGTCGAGCTCTGGCACGTGTACGTGTTCGCCCTCCTGCTCGGCGTCGCCTCCGCGATGGACGCGCCCGTGCGCCAGACGTTCGTGGCCGAGCTCGTGCCGGCCGACGGGCTGCCCAACGCCGTCGGGCTCAACTCCGCCTCGTTCAACGCGGCGCGCCTCATCGGCCCGGCGGTGGCCGGCTTCGCGATCGCCGCGATCGGCGCCGGCTGGGTGTTCGTCGCCAACGCGATCACCTTCGCGTTCACGATCGGCGCGCTCCTGCTCATCCGCGACCGCGACCGATACCCCCTCGCGCACGCGCCCCGCGGCAAGGGCCAGCTGCGGGAGGGTGTGGACTACGTGCGCCGGCGCACCGACATCGTGCTCATCCTCGTGGTGCTCGGCGTGGTCGGCGCGCTCGGCCTGAACTTCCAGCTCACCTCCGCCGTCATGGCCACTACGATCTTCGACAAGGGTTCGGGGGAGTACGGGCTGCTCGGCTCGATCCTCGCGATCGGGTCGCTCGCCGGATCGCTCCTGGCCGCGCGCCGGACCCGGCCCCGCGTGCGGCTGGTGCTGCTCGCCGCGCTGGGCTTCGGCGTCGCCAGCGGGTTGATGGCCATGGCGCCCACCTACGAGCTCTACGCGCTCGCCGCGATCCCCACCGGCTTCTGCACCCTCACGATGCTCACCGCCGCCAACGCCTACGTGCAGATGTCGACGGCGCCGGAGATGCGCGGCCGCGTGATGAGCCTGTACCTCATGGTCTTCCTCGGCACGACGCCGCTCGGCTCACCCCTGGTCGGCTGGGTCGCCGAGGCGTGGGGCGCGCGCTGGTCGGTGGGCATCGGCTCGATCGCCTCGATCCTCATCGCCCTCGCGGCGATGTGGTGGGCGCGGAAGGCGTGGCACGTGGAGCTGCGCTACGTGCGCGGGCCGCGCCGTCGGGTGATGGTGCTGAGCGACGCCGACCGGGTGGCCGAGGCGGCCTGA
- the nikB gene encoding nickel ABC transporter permease codes for MGRLIASRALATIPVLLGIAVVSFFMIRLVPGDVVDSILGTEYADPVLEAQMRAYYGIDQPVHVQFVQWFGGVLRGDLGVSYRTGRPVTEEILTRFPATLELTLAALVVSVAIAVPLGVLSAVRRNGAIDVTARVTSLIGLSIPNFWLGILLILVFAVHLRWLPSGGSTEFSLTWDHLRHLILPAVTLGSSLAAVTLRMTRSSLLEVLGEDYVRTARAKGLRTRAVVGVHGLRNALIPVVTVVGIQAGALLGGTVVVEQVFSLPGLGTLVVNAIGTRDYAIVQGSVMFLAAFYVLVSLIVDIVYLYLDPRLRHAR; via the coding sequence ATGGGCCGCCTCATCGCCTCTCGAGCCCTCGCCACGATCCCGGTGCTCCTGGGGATCGCGGTCGTCTCGTTCTTCATGATCCGGCTCGTCCCGGGGGACGTGGTCGACTCCATCCTCGGCACGGAGTACGCCGACCCCGTCCTCGAGGCTCAGATGCGCGCCTACTACGGGATCGACCAGCCGGTGCACGTGCAGTTCGTGCAGTGGTTCGGCGGGGTGCTGCGCGGGGACCTCGGGGTGTCCTACCGCACCGGCCGGCCGGTCACCGAGGAGATCCTCACGCGCTTCCCCGCGACGCTCGAGCTGACGCTCGCGGCGCTGGTCGTGTCGGTCGCCATCGCGGTCCCGCTCGGGGTGCTCTCCGCGGTTCGGCGCAACGGCGCGATCGATGTCACGGCGCGGGTGACGTCGCTCATCGGCCTGTCGATCCCGAACTTCTGGCTCGGCATCCTGCTGATCCTGGTGTTCGCGGTGCACCTGCGCTGGCTCCCCTCGGGCGGGTCGACGGAGTTCAGCCTGACGTGGGACCACCTGCGCCACCTGATCCTCCCGGCGGTCACCCTGGGCTCGAGCCTCGCGGCGGTGACGCTGCGGATGACTCGCTCCTCCCTCCTCGAGGTGCTCGGGGAGGACTACGTCCGTACCGCTCGGGCGAAGGGCCTGCGCACGCGCGCGGTCGTCGGGGTGCACGGGCTGCGCAACGCGCTGATCCCGGTGGTCACGGTGGTGGGTATCCAGGCGGGCGCACTGCTGGGCGGCACGGTGGTGGTGGAGCAGGTCTTCTCACTCCCCGGGCTGGGCACCCTGGTGGTCAACGCGATCGGCACCCGCGACTACGCGATCGTCCAGGGCAGCGTGATGTTCCTGGCAGCGTTCTACGTGCTGGTGTCGCTGATCGTCGACATCGTCTACCTCTACCTGGATCCGAGGTTGCGCCATGCTCGTTGA
- a CDS encoding MarR family winged helix-turn-helix transcriptional regulator, with protein sequence MPTTTPDHLDEVASQLRRAVLMTSRRLRAERGGDVTLAQYSVLARLLEAGSATPSDLAALEHVAAPSMTRTVRCLEEAGFVTRASHPDDGRAVLVTLTEAGHEVIAETRRRRTAWLAQRLDDLTPDELATLAAAADVLRRISTQ encoded by the coding sequence GTGCCCACCACCACCCCCGACCACCTCGACGAGGTGGCCTCGCAGCTGCGCCGCGCCGTCCTGATGACGTCCCGGCGCCTGCGCGCCGAGCGCGGGGGAGACGTGACCCTCGCGCAGTACTCCGTGCTCGCCCGGCTGCTCGAGGCGGGCTCCGCCACGCCGTCGGACCTCGCGGCCCTCGAGCACGTGGCCGCGCCGTCGATGACGCGCACGGTCCGCTGCCTCGAGGAGGCCGGGTTCGTCACCCGGGCCAGCCATCCCGACGACGGCCGCGCCGTGCTCGTGACCCTCACCGAGGCCGGGCACGAGGTCATCGCCGAGACCCGTCGCCGCCGCACCGCCTGGCTCGCGCAGCGCCTCGACGACCTCACCCCCGACGAGCTGGCCACGCTCGCCGCCGCCGCCGACGTCCTCAGGAGGATCTCGACCCAGTGA
- a CDS encoding tetratricopeptide repeat protein gives MTEPTSIDRAVIAARLQGYLGQPAAAVDILSEALAENPGEIHLLRYRGHRRITLRDFDGAIDDLREAAAQIPDVPDELELYQNRVAPDAVNLVLGRSLALPHFPRVEDVEDAAAADYMTSLHAAIWYHLGVAEYVSGDLAAAAGTFARSFDASLHYEGKVASLDWQYMALRRLGRDGEAAALLDTFASVQHEWDAAGEGYDQRMRLYAGTLEADALRSEITGSAILTATLGYGLGNWYLYSGDVEAADAVFQDVLATGADAAFAYIAVESEIAGRGDLGIPA, from the coding sequence GTGACCGAACCGACAAGCATCGACCGGGCCGTCATCGCCGCACGGCTCCAGGGGTACCTCGGGCAGCCCGCAGCCGCCGTCGACATCCTGAGCGAGGCGCTGGCCGAGAACCCGGGCGAGATCCATCTCCTGCGCTACCGCGGGCACCGGCGCATCACGCTGCGCGACTTCGACGGCGCTATCGACGACCTGCGCGAGGCGGCAGCTCAGATCCCGGACGTCCCGGACGAGCTCGAGCTCTACCAGAACCGCGTGGCGCCGGACGCCGTCAACCTCGTCCTCGGCCGGTCGCTCGCCCTCCCGCACTTCCCGCGGGTCGAGGACGTCGAGGACGCAGCGGCAGCCGACTACATGACGAGCCTGCACGCCGCGATCTGGTACCACCTCGGCGTCGCCGAGTACGTCTCGGGCGACCTCGCCGCCGCCGCCGGGACGTTCGCGCGCTCGTTCGACGCCTCGCTGCACTACGAGGGCAAGGTCGCGAGCCTGGACTGGCAGTACATGGCGCTGCGTCGACTCGGGCGCGACGGCGAGGCGGCCGCGCTGCTCGACACCTTCGCCTCGGTCCAGCACGAGTGGGACGCCGCGGGGGAGGGGTACGACCAGCGCATGCGCCTGTACGCCGGCACGCTCGAGGCCGACGCGTTGCGTAGCGAGATCACTGGCAGCGCGATCCTCACCGCGACGCTCGGATACGGCCTCGGCAACTGGTACCTCTACAGCGGCGACGTCGAGGCGGCCGACGCCGTCTTCCAGGACGTGCTCGCGACCGGCGCCGACGCCGCCTTCGCCTACATCGCCGTCGAGTCCGAGATCGCCGGTCGCGGCGACCTCGGCATCCCCGCCTGA
- a CDS encoding helix-turn-helix domain-containing protein, with protein MELDPHGEVARDLDEALTVAESPGVTATLRRTLERARLTDKERLGQDFARLVRSTGLTRSAVARHLGTSRSRLSTYETGTTTPSAVIWRRLEELARPRPVHHP; from the coding sequence GTGGAGCTCGATCCCCACGGTGAGGTCGCTCGAGATCTCGACGAGGCGCTGACGGTCGCGGAGAGTCCGGGTGTCACCGCGACCCTGCGGCGAACGCTCGAGCGTGCCCGTCTGACGGACAAGGAACGGCTCGGGCAGGACTTCGCGCGCCTCGTGCGGAGCACCGGCCTCACCCGGTCGGCCGTCGCCCGGCATCTCGGGACCTCGCGATCGCGCCTGTCCACCTACGAGACCGGCACCACGACCCCCTCCGCCGTGATCTGGCGCCGGCTCGAGGAGCTGGCACGTCCCCGACCGGTGCACCACCCCTGA